ACGACGCGGCTCGAAGCGAGGTGCGGCCATCGTCATCGCCGCGGTCACGGCGGCGGCCGTCATCGTGCCTGCGTCGGTATCTGCTGCGTCCGTCGAGCACGGGAAGAAGGCCGGCAACGGCGGGCCGCGCGTCATCATCGACACCGACCTGTCGAAGTGGTGGGACGATGCGTCAACGATCGGACTGGCCAACGTCTTGCACGGGCAGGGAAAGCTTCGGCTCCTTGGCATCGTGTCCGACGTGAAGAACAAGACGGCGGTCACTGCTCTCGATGCGATCAACACCGCATACGGGAACGGGAAGATCCCGTTGGGCGCGGTCGCCGGGACCGATGAGGACACCTTTGACCACGGCTACACCGACGAGCTCGCTAGCGCGCTCCCCCACTCGGTCAAGGACAGCGACGACGTGCCCGATGCTGTGGCCGTCTACCGCAAGTTGCTGGCGAAGCAACCCGACCACAGCGTGACCATCCTCTCGGTCGGCGGCTTCACCAACCTGGCCGACTTGTTGGCGTCGAAGGGGGGTCAAGGCAGCAAGCTGGACGGGCGCAAGCTCATCGCCAGGAAGGTGAAGCGGCTCGTGCAGATGGACGGGCTGTTCCCGGGTGGCGGTCCGGCGTTCACGAACCAGAAGATCGACCTCGAAGCGGCGACCGCGGTGGTGGAAGGCGACTGGCCCACACCGATTGCCTGGGTCGACGGGTTCGGCGGGATCTCGACCCGAGTCGGCGGAACGCTGTGCACCGAGGCGCCTCCGAAGCATCCGATGCGCGTCGTGTACGAGATCCTCTTCGAGTGCGCAGAGCCGGGTGACGGGAACTGGGACGTGCCCACACTGCTGTACGCGATCGGCGACATCCCCGATGTCTTCGAGGAGCTGGGCCAGCGCGGCGCAGCCGTCATCAATGACAGCGGCGGGTTGACGTGGGAGACCCCGTCGACTCGTGAGGAAGACCTGTATGTACATGTGACCGACCAAGAGGCTCTGAACGCGCGGATCGATGAGCTCCTCGTCCTTCGGTAACCGAGGCCGCTTCGAGCTCAGCTCGGCAGCGAACGGTCGGGACAAAACGCTGCCGGCAACGTGCCCGGGGCGAGGAGGCAAGAAATGAACGTGCACTCACGCGCCGTGCCTCTACGGATCGCGCTTGTACTTGCAGTGACGATCGCGGGGGTCATTGGTGTTGGCTCGCCCATTGGGGCTGCAGACAAGACAGGTGAAGTCGCCGAGTTCGACCTCGACGTTGGCTATGGCGTGACAGGCGTCGTGGAGTGGCACGACAGCCTGATCGCGATCTCCTACGACGGCGCGGTATTGCGAAGCAGCGATGGTCGGGAGTGGGAGCAGGTGCAAACACTCGGGCTCGAGGTGGAGATCCAGGACTATGACCGTGAGGACGTGAGCTTCGATGGCCTCACGACGGCCGGCGACACGCTGATCGCCATCGGCAACCACCGTGTCGTCGCCAAGAAGGGATTCCAGGAGCTCACACCGTTGGTGTGGGTCTCCGAGGACGCCGAGAGCTGGCAGCTCACCCAAACTTCGGGGCTCGACCCCGACGGCTACCTCTGGACGGCCGCGGCTCACGACGACGCCCTCGTCTTCGGCACCGGCGCGGTCACGAAGAAAAGGAATGGAATCGTGGTGTGGGCATCGTCCGATGGTGTCCAGTGGCGGCGCATCGAGTCAACACACTTGAACAGCCCTCAGAAGTACAGCTTCCACAGAACGGACAACGTTGCTGTCGGGCCCGACGGGCTCCTGGCAGTCCAAATTGTGGGAGACCGCGGCTCCAGGGACGACGAGACCTTCGGGATCTGGCGTTCAACGGACGGGCTCGAATGGGAAGAGCTCGACTACTCGGGACTGGACTCCCTCGACCGTCCCAACAGCGATGAAGCGCCGCTCGTCGCGGCCGTCAATGGCGGCTATGTGGGGGTCGGGGTCGTCGACGGGCGCATCACACTTTTTCAATCGAGTGACGGCGCAAGCTGGTCGGATGAACAGACCCTCGATGACGCTCCCGTTGAGGAGGTCAGCGCCGTCGTGGTCTTCCACGGTGACCTCATCGTGCTGGGAATCCGTGGCTACGACGAGCTCGTTGTCGCGCGCATCGCCACAAGCAGCCTGTGAACCTCACGCGCAACTGGAGGCGGCGGCCGGAATCGAGTGCTTGGATCGGGGTAGTGCTCGCGCGCTCGCGCGGCTGACGGACGCGCATTTCCAACTCTGAACGAACAACTGGAGGCGGCGGCGCCGGCTCTCCGCTCACCTTGAACTCGGTGAACGTTCCCTCCGGCGTGATGCGCCACGCGTACCGTATCGAACTCGATCCAGACCGCACGCGGTACTACCGACTGCTCTGGGACCTCACCTAAGCAAGCGAAGCTTCAGACGGCGAGCAAGGTGCCGCACACTCAGCACCCACCTGGTCCCGAAGCGTTGTTCAGTCCTAGTTGTTCAACCTCACGTCGAGTAGTCGGCGGCGTCCGCGTGAGCAACGTGCGGAAGCTGGGACCAGATCGCAACTACAAGCATTTCCTCGTAACGCCGGAGCCACTTGTAGAAGCACTGGCGCGAGATCCCGTAGTACCGGCACGTCTGAGCGACACTGCCCGTGACCTCGGCCGCGTGTCGCAGCATCGCCAGGCGGTGTCGGATCTTGCGTTGCTGGTCTCGATCGTCCATCAGGATCTCCTCTCACAGGAAACCCCAGATGTAAACAACCTCCGTCAGTTCTTCATGGTGCCCCCGGCAGGATTCGAACCTGCGACATCTGACTTGTAAGAGCGCCTGAGCACGCCCGGCGATTCCCGACACCTCTAGCGCTGCCCTGACCAAGCGGCGCGCTTCGTCAGTCGATTCGGACGAACTCCCGCTCGGCGTCGTGATCGAGTGTCGGTGCACCATCGACGACGATGTCCACACGGCTGAGTGGGTCATCTCGTGCGACGTAGGAATCTTCGGCGGCCATCCATGTGACCCAGGCGTCTCGAGCTTCGGCACCGTCGCGCTCAAGACCGCGCTTGAGGCGCAGATCCGGCGGTGCTTCAACCCACACGGCAAGAGCCAGTCGATCAGCCCACTCGCTTCGACTCGAACTGACGCCTTCGATAATGACGACTGGTTGGGGTAAGACTTCGCGCCAGTCGCCAAGCGTTCGCCGATCCCAGTCGTACCAGCGATACCGTGCCGATCGTCCTTCTGCCAGAGGATCGATGACTTCTTCCAGCATGCGTGGCCACCAATCGGTCGGGTTGTCCCAGGACGCGAAGTGGTCGGTCGCAACGATCGACGCGCCAGAGAGGCTGCGAGGCCGTCCTGCGAACGTGGTCTTTCCGGCGCCGCCGCACCCGTCGATCGCTACGAGCCGTACGTCACTGTCCAAGCGGCGGATCCGCTGAGCAAGTTCGTCGAACAACTCGACGGTGCGCACCTCGTCACACTACGAGCCCATCAAGTCTGGTCGACGGGTTGAATACGCCTGGGCGTGCAAGGCTTGAGATGTGCCGGCTGGACCACCGCGTGGCGAAGTGACAACTCCGGCGATCGTGGCCAACCTTGCCCGTGGTCAGTCGTTCCGCTTGGTATGGGTCAATGAGCTCGGTGGACTGACCTTCGAGAT
The nucleotide sequence above comes from Acidimicrobiia bacterium. Encoded proteins:
- a CDS encoding nucleoside hydrolase codes for the protein MLTIGRDGRRRGSKRGAAIVIAAVTAAAVIVPASVSAASVEHGKKAGNGGPRVIIDTDLSKWWDDASTIGLANVLHGQGKLRLLGIVSDVKNKTAVTALDAINTAYGNGKIPLGAVAGTDEDTFDHGYTDELASALPHSVKDSDDVPDAVAVYRKLLAKQPDHSVTILSVGGFTNLADLLASKGGQGSKLDGRKLIARKVKRLVQMDGLFPGGGPAFTNQKIDLEAATAVVEGDWPTPIAWVDGFGGISTRVGGTLCTEAPPKHPMRVVYEILFECAEPGDGNWDVPTLLYAIGDIPDVFEELGQRGAAVINDSGGLTWETPSTREEDLYVHVTDQEALNARIDELLVLR
- a CDS encoding helix-turn-helix domain-containing protein, producing the protein MDDRDQQRKIRHRLAMLRHAAEVTGSVAQTCRYYGISRQCFYKWLRRYEEMLVVAIWSQLPHVAHADAADYST